From Vidua macroura isolate BioBank_ID:100142 chromosome 5, ASM2450914v1, whole genome shotgun sequence, the proteins below share one genomic window:
- the CCDC59 gene encoding thyroid transcription factor 1-associated protein 26, whose amino-acid sequence MAAAKRDGQGPAAAKAGAAARGPGRKRRWRPVLLRSVVGSVQEGRGFAFQRKQKTERQYRKLLKKRRQVHSQQDDQFTDTYPEHLKHLYLAEEEKLKKRRRTPNDSVSSEEKVNKAAESVGTQEKLKNKMSNQKAKEECEKIKAEHARKKEEAKKRKQQREEAQCLYKKKKMEAYKILSKKTKKGQPNLNLQVEFLLQKIQQNT is encoded by the exons ATGGCGGCGGCGAAGCGCGATGGGCAGGGGCCGGCGGCGGCCAAGGCGGGCGCGGCGGCCCGCGGGCCCGGCCGGAAGCGACGGTGGAGGCCCGTCCTGCTGCGCAGCGTTGTCGGCAGCGTCCAGGAGG GACGAGGATTTGCAtttcaaaggaaacaaaagactGAACGACAGTACAGGAAATTactgaaaaagagaagacaagTGCATTCACAACAGGATGATCAGTTTACAGACACCTATCCAGAGCACTTGAAACATCTTTAccttgcagaggaagaaaagcttaaaaagaGGCGCAGGACTCCAAATGATTCAGTGTCATCAGAAGAAAAGGTTAATAAAGCAGCAGA GTCAGTTGGGACTCAAGagaagttgaaaaataaaatgtccaatcagaaggcaaaagaagagTGTGAGAAAATAAAGGCTGAGCATGCTAGAAAGAAAGAG gaagcaaaaaaaagaaaacaacaaagagAAGAAGCTCAATGTttgtacaagaaaaagaaaatggaagctTATAAAATACTGAGTaagaagacaaagaaaggaCAGCCAAATCTAAATTTACAAGTagaatttcttcttcagaaaatacagcaaaacacATAA